The sequence GAATCCAGATATTCCTTAAAACTTCTTACTAATTTAAGTGTAATCTATTTTGAtactcatttaatattttataaaatttattaaaaattctcCAACTCTCGGATGATTTGGTTCGGACAAAATAGGCTCGGAGCGGGAGTCCTAAGGAACAACCGGAAAACTTCTTAACTCTACAAATGCATGCAAACATCCTCATAGATGTAAAAATGCATGGTAAAATATTTTGAGGAATTTGTTACTTATAATTATTGAAGTCAACACAAGCCACGTGCCTAGCTACATCTTACATTTTTCTCcaaattttagtaaaatattattttcaatcttatatataagtaatatGATATAAATCATCAACTAAGAAAAGtgacaaatatttaatattatcataaatttaaattttattttaaaattatatttaaatttaaatattataagtgataatctcatttaatattaatacttATAGTCTAATGAATAAGTGTTTAATAAATAgaattgataataaattaaaaatataaaaggcatttaactccaaataaatttaaaaattaatcattattacttatttataagataaaaaatattatttattacttttatataaaataaagaggTAATACAAGCTAACATGACCATAACATTATTTTAACAATCACAAACAAAAACACGGTaagtacaaaaaaaaaggttataatttaaaagagaTACATAACATATATCATCAATCACTTGGGATGTTTGAGAGCACTGAATCCTGCTATCAAGTGCATCTTTCAGTAACTTTGACCTTCAAGCCATGTTCCATGGCAAGTATCATAGAAAGCCTTGGGGTTATAGGATGGCCTTCCACCACCTGCATGTGAAACCTCCACAGTAAAGCAACTGCAACCATCTTCATTTCAATAAGGGTAACATCTTTACCCAAACAACTTCTTGGCCCTGCATTGAAAGCTATGAACTTGTAAGATGGAATGTGTATAATGTTTCCTCTCTCTGAAATCCATCTCTCTGGCTTAAAGTCCAAGTAGTCATCTCCCCAAATCTGTTCCATCCTTCCCATTGAGTACAAAGAGTATAATATCATGGTATTTGGACTAACATGGTGTCCACTTGGAAGTATATCAGATTTGATTGCACACTTGTGGTCAAAGGGAATTGAAGGAAAAAGCCTCAAGGCTTCACATATAGCTCCATGGAGGTAAACTAGCTTACCAAACTCTTCCACACTTGAAGCAATCCAATCTCCATCTTGATTCACACAGTTATCTTTTATCTCTTGAAAAATTTTAGCTTCCACATCTGGATGAGTTGAAACGAGCCAAAAGAACCAACTGAGACCTGCACTAACTGTGCCACTTCCAGCAGAAACAAGGGTAAATGCAGTGTCTCTAAGATACTTGTCATccattattttccctttttcagCTCCTTCCTCCATTAGCACCCTTATCAGGTCAGAATGAGTATTGTCATCTTCTTTTTTGGTGTGATTATTGCATCTACTTTGCTCTTCGCGTTTAGATGCAATACGTTCAAACAAGAACTTATCAAAAGCTTCTATGGcctccttaaacttcttttctttACCAATTTGAAGCCACTCCTGCAGCTTCCACAAACATCTTGGTGTGATGTGCCTGTGGAATGCTACATCCTCAAGCACAATTAAAGCTTTCTGATAAGCAAAGTGTGAGAGCTTAGTACTGAACTTGTTTGGAAGGCAATTAGGATCATATCCAAACGCCATACAGCAAGCATTGTCAAAGGTAAACCTCTGAAAGGCATCTTGCAAGTCCACTTCAGCTCCAGCTTTGGATGCATGGTCAAGAAAGGGTATTAAGCAATTCTCCAGCTTCTTCTGAATGGTTTTTTGAAGGAAGATCTTAAAGCTTTCCCTTTTAAGCAATGAGTGGAGCATTGTTCTCTCTTGTTTCCATGCATGGAGATCATCAGAGTTAATAATCCCACCTCCTAAAACTTCAAAAATCTCATTGAAATTTGACCCTTTCCCATAGTTGCCAAAATTCTTGCTAGTGATGTGGTGCACGTTCATGGGATCGCTGGTGAGGATAAAGTTGGTATTTGTGAACCAGGGTCCTTTAAACATTAGGGTGCCTCCATAATGTTTCAAAGCTTCGGTTGTAAGATAATGGATATTGGACAAATTTTGTAGAACCGAAGGGAGCATACCAATGATTGGCCAATTTGTAATAGGTTCATCTCTATTGTGTTTCCGgaagaaaatgatggtggaGAGAATGGATACAAATACTCCAATGTACATAAACATGGCTATTTGTAAGTATCTTTCAAATTGAGTAAAGATAGAGGAGTTTCTGATGACATTTATACATGCAAATTATGCAATGGATAAGTTTGGTAATCGATCATAATGATTAATTTCTCGATActcaaaatatttatagaagCATCATGGATGAAGGGATAAGTTTGGTAATGATCATAATGAGGCTGACAAATTCATTAATGATCCTCTAAATGATTAtgatgtttttctatttttttatttaatggaaaaatagaaaaatcattttaggcTGGCAGCTGAGTGCCCATTTTCAATGATAGCGGGATCCAAACAAAAAATGGCCATGCCATTTACTGCACACTCTGCACACTAAGTCAATAATCCAATTTCCAATCTTGCCTCAGATCTTTCTTTAAAGGGTCTTactaataagtatttttaaacataaattaagaaatttaaataaaaaatatttattgtaaagataaaaaaaatataaaaaatttataaataatataatttgatatattttaataaaaaaaaattctcattttaattctttaataatattttttttataaagacaaAGGTGCAGGAGTTTTGATAACTTCAGTTCAGGGGCAATGGGGTTCAAATCCTCCTTTGAGGTGGGAACAACTACATTAGTACACAATAGTGAAGGTTCATCGCTATTATTGCAGGAGCAATACAAGGTTCAAATCCTCCTTTTCTATTTTGGGAGATGACAAGCGCTGGTTTATTTCCATGTAAACTTCgtggttttcaggttttggcAAGTCCTTGTGCATTACAAATTTTGGTAAGAAAAAGTCtggttaattaaaaatacaaattattctTCGTTTGcctatcaaaaaatatttacatactatattctcttttaaaaacaaattttacatactatttatcatttttttcaataactgacatttaattaaattgaatctcTTAATtgcaaattaatcattaatatatataacttctaattaaatacaattcaaattacaaattCTAACGTTATCatgtttttccttaaaaaaaaacatcatgttttattaaaatttgaaactatTGTTATTCAGTACAAATTCTTACAcaattatcatatttaataGAAACCTTAATTTCATTATCGTTTTATTTAAGGTATAAAACCGGGGACATATATTTAAACTAATTCAAATCaattactaaattaaaaaaattataattatacatttaaaaacaCCTAAATTTAAAAGACCCATATTCTAAAATATACCTAAACCTACcaatatatttcaattataaaatttaataaaataacaaatcaaTCATTGAAAGCATTAaaattgtatattattattttattttatcatttaattttgttatgttttagagtatattttatttatttacaactAATATTAAGCACGTGAATcaata comes from Glycine soja cultivar W05 chromosome 20, ASM419377v2, whole genome shotgun sequence and encodes:
- the LOC114401586 gene encoding alkane hydroxylase MAH1-like, which produces MYIGVFVSILSTIIFFRKHNRDEPITNWPIIGMLPSVLQNLSNIHYLTTEALKHYGGTLMFKGPWFTNTNFILTSDPMNVHHITSKNFGNYGKGSNFNEIFEVLGGGIINSDDLHAWKQERTMLHSLLKRESFKIFLQKTIQKKLENCLIPFLDHASKAGAEVDLQDAFQRFTFDNACCMAFGYDPNCLPNKFSTKLSHFAYQKALIVLEDVAFHRHITPRCLWKLQEWLQIGKEKKFKEAIEAFDKFLFERIASKREEQSRCNNHTKKEDDNTHSDLIRVLMEEGAEKGKIMDDKYLRDTAFTLVSAGSGTVSAGLSWFFWLVSTHPDVEAKIFQEIKDNCVNQDGDWIASSVEEFGKLVYLHGAICEALRLFPSIPFDHKCAIKSDILPSGHHVSPNTMILYSLYSMGRMEQIWGDDYLDFKPERWISERGNIIHIPSYKFIAFNAGPRSCLGKDVTLIEMKMVAVALLWRFHMQVVEGHPITPRLSMILAMEHGLKVKVTERCT